Proteins encoded in a region of the Micropterus dolomieu isolate WLL.071019.BEF.003 ecotype Adirondacks linkage group LG09, ASM2129224v1, whole genome shotgun sequence genome:
- the galnt12 gene encoding polypeptide N-acetylgalactosaminyltransferase 12, which yields MAVCGRRSRPKLVFLVFGVTLVGYLVFFRHNSVEVNATNRREAPGEPEVENEQFKKPVYEKPPLDIHALGEMGRAVKLDLQGEEKKEEEEGIKKHQINTYVSDRVSLHRRLPERWNPLCRDLKYDYRSLPTTSVVIAFYNEAWSTLLRTVHSVLETSPDILLKEVVLVDDYSERAHLKEPLEKYISGLRKVRLIRATKREGLVRARLLGASIATGDVLTFLDCHCECHEGWLEPLLHRIKEEPSAVVCPVIDVIDWNTFEYLGNSGEPQIGGFDWRLVFTWHTVPDYEQKRRRSPTDVIRSPTMAGGLFAVKKNYFHYLGTYDTGMEVWGGENLEFSFRIWQCGGSLEVHPCSHVGHVFPNKAPYSRSKALANSVRAAEVWMDEYKEIYYHRSPHARLEAFGDVTERRKLREKLDCKSFRWYLDNIYPDINVPEDRPGMFGMLKNRGMTDYCFDYNPADENTIVGQRVILYSCHGMGQNQFFEFSTEGEIRYNTRQPAGCVAGDSVSTYLTLQLCRNRGQPVSADQKFVLREDGSLYHVMSQKCVEAVSKTDNGTPGPSLQPCTDSLHQKWFFEERM from the exons ATGGCAGTATGCGGAAGAAGGAGTCGACCCAAGTTAGTTTTTTTAGTCTTTGGTGTCACGTTAGTGGGATATCTGGTGTTTTTCAGACATAACTCCGTGGAAGTGAACGCGACAAATCGACGTGAGGCCCCCGGAGAGCCAGAGGTGGAAAATGAACAGTTTAAGAAACCCGTCTACGAGAAGCCCCCATTGGATATACATGCCCTGGGCGAAATGGGGAGAGCAGTCAAACTGGACCTacagggagaggagaaaaaagaagaggaggaaggcaTCAAAAAGCATCAGATTAACACTTATGTCAGTGACAGAGTATCTCTGCACCGCCGGCTGCCTGAGAGATGGAACCCACT TTGCAGGGACCTGAAGTATGACTACCGGTCCCTGCCGACAACCTCCGTGGTAATCGCATTCTACAACGAGGCCTGGTCCACCCTGTTGAGGACAGTCCACAGCGTGCTGGAGACGTCACCGGacatcctgctgaaagaggTGGTACTGGTGGACGACTACAGTGAAAGAG CTCATCTCAAGGAGCCATTGGAGAAGTACATCTCAGGTTTGAGGAAGGTGCGTTTGATCCGAGCCACCAAGAGGGAGGGGTTGGTGCGGGCCCGGTTGCTAGGTGCGTCCATTGCCACAGGTGATGTGCTGACCTTCCTGGACTGTCACTGCGAGTGCCATGAAGGCTGGTTGGAGCCCCTGCTTCACAG gATCAAAGAGGAGCCATCGGCTGTGGTCTGTCCCGTCATCGATGTAATCGACTGGAACACCTTCGAGTATTTAGGGAACTCTGGTGAACCTCAGATCGGGGGGTTCGATTGGCGGTTGGTCTTTACCTGGCACACTGTCCCAGACTATGAACAGAAACGCCGTCGCTCGCCCACTGATGTCATCAG gtCTCCTACGATGGCAGGTGGTCTGTTTGCTGTGAAAAAGAACTACTTCCATTACCTGGGGACGTATGACACAGGGATGGAGGTGTGGGGAGGAGAGAACCTGGAATTCTCCTTCAGG ATTTGGCAGTGTGGGGGCAGCCTGGAGGTACACCCATGCTCCCATGTGGGTCATGTGTTCCCTAATAAGGCCCCTTACTCGCGGAGCAAAGCTCTGGCAAACAGCGTGAGAGCCGCTGAGGTCTGGATGGATGAATACAAAGAGATCTACTACCATCGAAGCCCTCATGCACGGCTG GAGGCCTTTGGAGACGTGACAGAGCGGAGGAAGCTTAGAGAAAAGCTGGACTGTAAGAGCTTCCGGTGGTACCTGGATAATATTTACCCCGATATTAACGTCCCAGAGGATCGCCCAGGCATGTTTGGAATG CTGAAGAACCGGGGCATGACCGACTACTGTTTTGACTACAACCCTGCAGATGAGAACACTATAGTAGGCCAAAGGGTCATCCTGTACTCGTGTCATGGCATGGGTCAGAACCAG TTCTTTGAATTCTCCACGGAGGGTGAAATCCGCTATAACACAAGGCAACCTGCTGGATGCGTTGCGGGTGACAGCGTCAGCACCTACCTGACTCTCCAGCTGTGTAGAAACCGAGGGCAACCTGTATCTGCAGACCAGAAATTTGTCCTCCGAGAG GACGGTAGCCTGTACCATGTGATGAGCCAGAAGTGTGTTGAGGCGGTAAGCAAGACAGACAACGGGACACCAGGCCCCTCACTCCAACCCTGCACCGACAGTCTCCACCAGAAGTGGTTCTTTGAGGAGAGAATGTAA